In Ananas comosus cultivar F153 linkage group 10, ASM154086v1, whole genome shotgun sequence, the following proteins share a genomic window:
- the LOC109716222 gene encoding LOW QUALITY PROTEIN: endonuclease 2-like (The sequence of the model RefSeq protein was modified relative to this genomic sequence to represent the inferred CDS: deleted 1 base in 1 codon; substituted 1 base at 1 genomic stop codon): MHIGGELAFIVLWQLILFHCITRTHLNDAVRDLLPAYAENDLSSLCSWADHVKFRYPWSSALHYINTPDSLCTYSYDRDCKDDSGEAGRCVSGAIKNYTSQLLTYGKSTTQNQYNLTEALLFLSHFIGDIHQPLHVGFTSDRGGNTIDVHXYSRKTVLHHLTMQVWDDNIIETTEEQFYNSHVAEFVDAINQNITGKWSYQVKEWEDCSDNKTTCPDKYVVCGLKVRLGKWLADFAHLLGGRYLDDLIYDDVYDMDEVTTASMSGCHANGTNSAGLSARFETNHDRNFMTSMSSEALRRVETIYEGSNASFTG, from the exons ATGCACATTGGTGGTGAGTTGGCATTTATTG TACTATGGCAATTAATTCTGTTTCACTGCATTACTCGGACGCATTTGAATGATGCTGTGAGGGATCTTCTCCCTGCGTACGCCGAGAACGATCTAAGCAGCCTCTGTTCGTGGGCAGATCACGTAAAGTTCCGATACCCGTGGTCGTCGGCGCTGCACTACATCAACACACCTGATAGTCTCTGCACCTACAGCTATGACA GAGACTGCAAGGATGACAGTGGAGAGGCAGGCAGGTGTGTTTCAGGAGCCATCAAGAATTACACCAGTCAGCTTCTGACCTATGGAAAATCTACCACTCAAAACCAAT ATAATCTTACAGAAGCACTTCTGTTCCTTTCTCATTTCATAGGGGACATACAccag CCATTACATGTAGGCTTTACCTCTGAT AGGGGGGGGAACACAATTGATGTGCACTAGTACAGTAGAAAAACAGTGCTCCACCATTTGA CAATGCAGGTGTGGGATGATAACATAATTGAGACAACAGAAGAGCAATTTTATAACTCCCATGTGGCAGAATTTGTTGATGCCATTAACCAGAACATAACA GGGAAGTGGTCATATCAAGTTAAGGAATGGGAGGATTGCAGTGACAATAAAACCACATGCCCAGATAAGTAT GTGGTTTGTGGCCTTAAAGTTAGGCTCGGGAAGTGGCTTGCTGATTTTGCGCACTTGCTGGGAG GACGGTACCTCGACGACCTCATCTACGACGACGTCTACGACATGGACGAGGTGACCAC AGCGAGTATGAGCGGATGCCATGCCAACGGAACGAACTCTGCGGGGTTAAGTGCGAGGTTTGAGACGAATCACGATAGGAACTTCATGACGAGCATGTCCTCAGAGGCTTTAAGGAGGGTCGAAACTATCTACGAGGGTTCAAACGCAAGTTTCACCGGCTAG